A genomic window from Candidatus Deferrimicrobiaceae bacterium includes:
- the lepB gene encoding signal peptidase I, producing MRRKGKIREYVEAFAVALLIALLVRTFVIQAFKIPSGSMENTLLVGDHIFVNKFLYGYHIPYTRGRVLSYTTPRHGDIIVFVFPEDPSKDFIKRVIGVPGDTMEIRDKVVYRNGKPLREDYTRFADGNSVEGFGRNRDNMPRVEIPPGKYFAMGDNRDRSYDSRFWGFVDEDAIVGKALFIYFSIDWSANVGWYEVWRYPELVRWNRLGGVLR from the coding sequence ATGCGCCGAAAAGGGAAGATTCGCGAGTACGTCGAGGCATTTGCCGTTGCGCTGCTGATCGCCCTGCTGGTGCGGACTTTCGTCATCCAGGCGTTCAAGATCCCTTCGGGATCGATGGAGAACACCCTGCTGGTCGGCGATCATATCTTCGTCAACAAATTCCTCTACGGGTATCACATCCCCTACACGAGGGGCAGGGTGCTCTCGTACACGACCCCCCGGCACGGCGACATCATCGTCTTCGTGTTCCCGGAAGATCCCAGCAAGGATTTCATCAAGCGCGTCATCGGCGTCCCGGGCGACACGATGGAGATCCGGGACAAGGTGGTGTACCGGAACGGCAAGCCGCTGCGCGAGGACTACACCCGGTTTGCCGACGGGAACTCGGTCGAGGGGTTCGGGCGGAACCGGGACAACATGCCGCGGGTGGAAATCCCGCCGGGGAAATATTTCGCCATGGGAGACAACCGGGATCGGTCCTACGACTCCCGGTTCTGGGGATTCGTCGACGAGGACGCGATCGTCGGGAAAGCCCTGTTCATCTATTTTTCCATCGATTGGAGCGCCAACGTGGGATGGTACGAGGTCTGGCGCTATCCGGAACTCGTGCGGTGGAACCGCCTCGGGGGAGTATTGCGATAG